From the Carya illinoinensis cultivar Pawnee chromosome 4, C.illinoinensisPawnee_v1, whole genome shotgun sequence genome, one window contains:
- the LOC122308161 gene encoding protein FAR1-RELATED SEQUENCE 5-like translates to MQYKNPGFFYMMDIDDDGRLKNVFWADPRSRAAYQYFGDVVTFDTTYLTNRYVMPFAPFVGVNHHGQSILLGAGLISSEDTETFAWLFETWLQCMDGNAPKAIITDQDRAMKNAIAIVFPNTRHRFCLWHILKKVPEKLGSYGSYKTGMKNALMKCVYDSQQPDEFEKCWDELLTTYNLHENAWLHSLYVERQHWVPAFLKACFWAGMSTTQRSESMNAFFDGYVHSRTNLKEFVDQFDNALKKKIENENLADFQSFNVTIPCISRSPIEKRFQELYTIAKFKEVQQQVNGIIDLNPKLHNFVGAVKTYMVDDEVCLEDFTKLVKYFVDFSEIDAVATCSCGLFEMRGILCRHILVVFRCNDIKYLPEMYILDRWRKDIKRRYTLLKSSYDKGE, encoded by the coding sequence ATGCAATACAAAAATCCTGGGTTCTTTTATATGATGGATATAGATGATGACGGGAGGTTAAAGAACGTCTTTTGGGCAGATCCCCGTAGTAGAGCAGCGTAccaatattttggtgatgtggtcACATTTGACACCACATACCTAACGAATCGATATGTGATGccttttgcaccatttgttggtgtaaaccaccatggacAATCAATTTTGTTGGGAGCAGGGTTGATTTCTAGCGAGGATACCGAGACTTTTGCGTGGTTATTCGAGACATGGTTGCAATGCATGGATGGTAACGCTCCGAAGGCTATTATCACTGATCAGGATAGAGCGATGAAAAATGCAATCGCAATTGTCTTTCCAAATACCCGGCATCGTTTTTGTCTTTGGCATATACTGAAGAAAGTTCCAGAAAAGCTTGGTTCATATGGTTCGTACAAAACGGGAATGAAAAATGCAttgatgaaatgtgtatatGACAGCCAACAGCCAGATGAGTTTGAGAAATGTTGGGATGAGTTGCTTACCACTTACAACTTGCATGAGAATGCGTGGTTGCATAGCCTATACGTTGAGCGTCAACATTGGGTGCCGGCTTTTTTGAAGGCATGTTtctgggctggaatgagtaccACGCAGCGAAGCGAGAGTATGAATGCATTCTTTGACGGTTATGTACATTCTAGGACAAACTTAAAGGAGTTTGTCGACCAATTTGATAACGCGTTGAAgaaaaagattgagaatgaaaatctcGCGGACTTTCAGTCATTTAATGTCACTATCCCCTGCATATCTAGATCTCCGATTGAAAAGAGGTTCCAAGAGTTGTACACGATTGCTAAGTTCAAAGAAGTTCAGCAGCAAGTCAACGGTATCATTGACTTGAATCCGAAGTTACATAATTTTGTTGGTGCCGTAAAGACATATATGGTTGACGATGAAGTTTGTTTGGAAGATTTCACTAAGTTGGTTAAATATTTTGTGGACTTTAGTGAGATTGATGCAGTTGCAACGTGCTCTTGTGGattatttgagatgaggggGATATTGTGTCGGCACATTTTGGTCGTGTTCAGGTGTAACGATATTAAATATTTGCCGGAAATGTAcattttagatcgatggagAAAGGATATTAAAAGGCGATACACTTTACTTAAAAGTAGCTATGACAAAGGGGAATAA